One segment of Nocardioides sp. QY071 DNA contains the following:
- a CDS encoding LLM class F420-dependent oxidoreductase, whose amino-acid sequence MKLGLGLNYWVARQPEGQQELIEEAEALGFDSVWTGEAWGSDALTPLAWMGSRTSRLRLGTAILQMAARTPTATAMAAMTMDHLTGGRFVLGLGASGPQVVEGWYGAPFPRPLERTREYVEIVRQATRREVVSHQGRHYQLPHPGGTGLGKALRTNIEPVRADIPILLAAEGPKNVALAAEVADGWLPLFYSPYADTAYRESLEAGFALSGEEDKASRFEVVGPVSVIVDDDVEAAADRLRPRLALYIGGMGARGANFHAAVFERMGYGEVCARVQDLFLAGEKDAASAAIPLELVEKVALVGPKAKIAEELPAWTGSLLTTMVVAAAGDRSALRTMAELLA is encoded by the coding sequence ATGAAGCTGGGACTGGGACTGAACTACTGGGTCGCACGGCAACCCGAGGGACAGCAGGAGCTGATCGAGGAGGCCGAGGCTCTGGGCTTCGACTCGGTGTGGACCGGCGAGGCCTGGGGGTCCGACGCGCTGACCCCCCTCGCCTGGATGGGCAGCCGCACCAGCCGCCTGAGGCTCGGCACCGCGATCCTCCAGATGGCGGCCCGCACGCCCACCGCGACCGCGATGGCCGCGATGACGATGGACCACCTCACCGGCGGCCGGTTCGTCCTCGGCCTGGGCGCCTCCGGACCCCAGGTCGTCGAGGGCTGGTACGGCGCGCCGTTCCCCCGTCCGCTCGAGCGGACCCGCGAGTACGTCGAGATCGTGCGCCAGGCGACCCGCCGCGAGGTCGTCTCCCACCAGGGCCGCCACTACCAACTGCCGCACCCCGGCGGGACCGGGCTCGGCAAGGCGCTGCGCACCAACATCGAGCCGGTGCGTGCGGACATCCCGATCCTGCTGGCGGCCGAAGGGCCCAAGAACGTCGCCCTGGCCGCCGAGGTCGCCGACGGCTGGCTGCCGCTGTTCTACTCCCCCTATGCCGACACGGCGTACCGCGAGAGCCTCGAGGCCGGCTTCGCGCTCTCCGGCGAGGAGGACAAGGCGAGCCGCTTCGAGGTGGTCGGTCCGGTCAGCGTGATCGTCGACGACGACGTCGAGGCGGCCGCCGACCGGCTGCGCCCTCGGCTGGCGCTCTACATCGGGGGGATGGGCGCCCGGGGAGCGAACTTCCACGCCGCGGTCTTCGAGCGGATGGGCTACGGCGAGGTCTGCGCCCGGGTCCAGGACCTTTTCCTGGCCGGCGAGAAGGATGCCGCGTCGGCCGCGATCCCGCTGGAGCTGGTCGAGAAGGTCGCCCTGGTCGGCCCGAAGGCGAAGATCGCCGAGGAGCTGCCCGCCTGGACCGGGTCCCTGCTGACCACCATGGTGGTCGCCGCCGCGGGGGACCGCTCCGCACTGCGGACCATGGCGGAGCTGCTGGCCTGA